Part of the Camarhynchus parvulus chromosome 11, STF_HiC, whole genome shotgun sequence genome, AAAGCTGTTCACGAAAATTAGTAAAGTAGGACATGCATCAGGGAACATGCACAGTGCAAATCTGGTGATGCCAACCTTTAGCCACGTCTCAGAGTTACTTGCAGCTTTCCAGTCTTCCCTTTAGAAAGAGAAATTCATTCAACATTATTTGCAATATTTCTAGCATTTTATGAACAGTATAAACAAGCAATGAAAATATCCTGATTGCTAAAAAGTCATCACTTCATTTGGATTCAAAGTAGACAGAGCAAACTCACACACTCAAGTGTAGCACCGATGCTGCATTTTCCATATAGTGACTGTCAGGCACTTCCAGGGGAATAAAATAGAAGCAGCTGCTAAAACCTCACAATTCCTAGAGCTAAAACACAAGCCCTCTTGGATGTGACACAAAAGCAACCAAAATGTGTGTTTAAGCCTGCCTTTTTAAGctactttttttctaatttagcCACAGAAACTTTACATACAACTGAATAGAGGTTGTGTATTCATGATCTGGGCAGAATGGCCAAACAGGAGACTGTATAGggaaataaatacttttattttctcacctTCTGCAGCTTTGAAATGCAGCAAGTCTGGTGGATTCAGTAACGCTAATACAAAACTGGAAAGTGAAGAGAGGAGAAGCAAGTTTCATTAAGAGGGAGAATTCTACATAAAATATACTGGAGCTgatggaggaaaggaagagacagCCAAGATGTTCAGCTGCAAGTGGAGTCCAATTTGATGCTCAGCATGAGTTTAAAGGGAAGATTTTCTCAGccttaaaataaaagagcagtATTGGATGCGTACGGGGCAGAAAACTGTCGTCACAGAAATGGATTGTGCCGGGCTTGGGAAAAGCGAGAGTGGCAAAAGTAGCTCATTTTGCTGTGCTACATTTATAGATGTGCTCATTTGAATGCTCCCAGGAGGACCAGCTTTCTGCGTCCAGACAAAATTATACAGGCATCCCACCATGCTGCATCCCGGTGCTAAAACCTCAGCACAAAGGAGAtccaccacagctctgcctttggattttggggagcagaCCTGATTTCCTGCCAGCAGATCTGCTGCTGTCTTTCATTTCTTGTAGGATCAGCCCTCTGACATAAACAAATTGCTAACATCAAGGACCTGATCCTGcttccactgaaatcaatacAATTTTGTCATTGGTTTCAATGGCATCAAGGATTCAATCCCACCGTTTTTGAAGTCAATAGGGTTGGGGTTTTCTCTAAATAAGCAAGGTTGTGTTGATACTGCAGAATGGGCCTAAATTATATTGATTATTGGGACATAAACCCAAGCATAAAAACAGGgttagggggaaaaagggaaatgtatGGATGGTGAGTGTAGAGCAGCATCCATTCCTGGCGTGCAGCGGGTCAGCAGAAGCTCAGCCGGAGCAAAggctgcagtggcacagcacCAAGGAGCCCAGTCCACcagaaaattttggggggaacagagagaagaaattcaTCCAGGTGATACTTTTTCATCTGCTCCTTCTAAAGCAAACCTTTGAGTCACTCAtcctttattaaaaacaaacaaaacattgacagaagaaattattgtcacatatacacacacagtaATTGGTTCTGCTTCTTCAGTgctccttcttttccctctaCTCTGATACAGAGttgttctgtgtttctgaaaCAACTACTGGCAAATCAGAATTTATTGTACATATGTTTGTGTTCcacttaataaaaaatatacttATATTTTCAGATAAACTTTGTTAGTAATTCATGAGGTAAGTGACTATTTATGCTAATAAGGGAGAAATATATTCTCAAGCATAATGCATTACATAAATTTGAATGCAAAATGTTCAATTATGAAGTAAATACAGGTAATGCAAACAGTAAATTACAtccaataaaaatatataaagaatgAGTCTTCAAAGAGAGAGAGGCTTTTATTTGCATCTGTGAGttgtttaaagagaaaagaattaataaatacTGAATTACTCTTATGATGATTTAGCTCATAATTCAGCAATCCATAACGACTCCCAGTAATCAGACTGTTGTTTCATACCCTCCAATATAAGGCAGGACTGTTTCCTCAGCAATTTTATCCCTACCAGATTATCTCGTCTGATTCTATTAATTCTCTCCCATAAATCTGCTAACAGTGATATGTGATTTACTTACCCTGTTAACTGATCTGAAGACTGTTAAAAGGATTTATCTAGCTCTGCACCTAGGAGTAGTTTATGCCTTATCACTCTGTTACCCTGCAGAAGTCTTTCTGAAATCAGTTTGGCCGGTTTCATAGTTAAATTCAGCGGACACTGTTTAGTTCCACACCATAAAATAAGACACTAGATAAACAAAAGGAGCAGTAACTGTACTTAACGTGTTGGTCTTGATACGTGTTCAAGTTATAACAAATGACTCTGTGAGTCCATATAACACGAAAGCTGCACGTTTGCTCCTGCTGGATGTGGTGTGTGGGACAGGCACACGCGCTCCAGCGGTGcaagctctgcctctgctgctggcgTGCTCCACACAGGCCGACCCCAGAGGCTCTGCAGTTAATGTTTCACGTCCCCCTGCACGGTCTGTCAGAAAACTCTCCCACAATAAATATACATTAGTTTGGAGGCTCATGAACCGGGTCAGCAGCACActgggagagagcagggctCCACAGGTACGTCGTAGAATGGAGATGCTTGAAAACAAACCGGAGCAAGAAGCTGTGAGAGGGACAGAGGAGTTTTCCCTCTGCCTGGCTCGGGGCAGGATTGTTACAAacagtgctgggaaaagggagaagtcTCAGGGAATTGGCCCGCGATAATTGTGGAAAAAACTGGAGACTGAATAGCTCTAATTGAAATGAAAGTGTGTGATTGTTATGGAAGAAACACTGTTAATAGAGGACTGTAAATGTTTAGACACCCATTGTGAATAGccaaataataaagaaaaatactacTAAATCGAGAATTATATACTGTAGGGAGGAGAATGTTGCTTCTGAAGGTTATCCAAAAATTGCTAATaatcttttttctctgctgcactgaaCAGTAGAGATATTTTGGTGCAGCAGTTCTGTGTAACAATCACACAAGAACAATATTGTCCAACTAATAATTTTACTCGCTGCTCTGGTAGGTCAGAGCTTCAATTAATTTGCAGTACTTGCTTACATTGGTATCAATTAAGAGACGGTCCCCATTAGCTGACACAATTTCATACTCTTTGTCTAGAGTTCAGAGTGTACTCAGGAAATTTACTCATTTGCAAATGTAGCACTTTGAATTTTCACATCCAAACAAACTGTTTTATGGGGCTGGAGCCACATTTCTATAGCCATCTACTACACGGCCTAGGGAAATACTACAACTGTGCATTCTGAAATGCAATCgccttttcatttaaaaatattagcaCATACTTTATGTCTTAAGCATGTTAAGGGGTATATAGTTCCACATTCATCttgctcaggagaaaaaaaaaatacagggaatTGGCCTATCCTGGGGGGATTTATGCTGTGAGCCTGAAGTTTTGTTGATTCCAACAAAGTGAAGAAATGGGAAAGTCAGCCCAAGCAGTTAACTTGCATTAACTTTGTCAAGGATCGCCATCTCTAAGATCCAGCTGCAGATGTGCACGGCTCTGTGTGCGCGGGTGTGCTGCGGGACGGTGCGCAActgcattttgattttgttaGAAATGCTGGTAGCATTTTCTATCTTTACAGAATTGCCACTATGATAATTTCTAGATCTAGTTATCTTCCTAAACTTGCAGTATGCCCTACCCCTTTCAACTGCCAGGAACAGTACATGCTGTATGACTTTCAGATGTTAGTACTGGCACTCACACTGATAATGGCATAGTCAGAAGATGTTATCCATTCGTAAATCCACTCGCCAAGTGCTATTTCCTAAGCAGAGATTCTTTGGCTATTGCAAATGATGACTTTCACAGTCGGTGAAAAATCACCCAGAGCCCTGCTTGCACCTACAGAGTGATACCCTGAGCGGGGTTATAAATAGCAAACTCTGGGGGGGAAGGGACCGGGCTaggggagaagggaagattTGAAGTACAATGTTCAAGAAGCAGGTTTAATATATGACCAAGTGTCAGAAGTCAGGTTTCTGAGAATTACTTTTCAGATAAACAACTTTATAGCACCGCACTTAATCTTACTTACTAGAGACATCTCATTTATCACGGAATTACAAGTAACTTTAATTCTATCGATATTCCCATAAAGCCCGGTCGGAAAATCGAGCCTGGCAGCCCCGGAGGCTGCGGATCTCCCTAGCCCGAGATGGGACGCGGCGGGTgcagccggggccgggcgggaccGCGGCGGCTGTGAGGGCGGGCGGGACACGACGGGGGGGGGGccgtcctgtcctgtcctgtcctgtcccgtcccggcccggcccggcgctcGGCACTGACCTGCGGACGAGAGATGGCGCTGTCGAGGTTCGAACCGAGCCGCTCCGCCGCTCCGCTCCAGCCGCCGCCGCTCCTCGGCCCCCGGACCGGCCCCAGCCCCCTCCCGaacgggaagggaaggggggctggggggggaggCGAAAGTAAATACAATTAGTTCTAAATGTATTAAATTAATTAGTCCTGGCCCGCATGCCGGGTGCGGCGGGAGGGGTGCAGGGGCAGCGCGGGGTTCGCAAACTTGCGGGGCTCTCGCACCTCCGGGCGGGCGTGGGGGATGGAGGGATCGATGCCCCGTCCCCGTAAGAAAATAATCAATAAGGGAGCGGGGCGCCGCGGGGGTGCGGAGCGATGACCCGCGGCCGGCACGGGGGAAGGGCCGCCCGCCCGTCCGCAGGTACTGCGCCGGGCGCGGCGGAGCCCCGCGCTGCCCGCTCCCTCCCGGGTGCTGCCGGCTCCCCCGGAGTACCGCGTCCGGCGCTCCCCTTCCCTAGTCCCGGCCGCCCGGAGCTCCCCCGCGCCCTCGGGTGCCGGGCCGGGCtcaggggcagccccgggcactCCGCCCCGGGGCAGGGCGCTCGCCGCGGGCGCGCACGGTGCGGCGCGGGCGGAGCGGGCCGGCGGtggccgagccgagccgagccgagccgagccgagcccgGGCGCGGTGCCGGCGGCCAGGAGGGGGTTAAGCGGGCGCTGACAGTCAGCTGAGCCCTGACTGACAGCCCGCAAAGTTTCCCTGTCGCTAGACTCTTATGCTAATGAGGCCGGGCGACGCGCGCCCATTGGCCCGGCCCCGAGCCCGTGTCCCGCCTGACGTCACGGGCGCTATAAAACTCCGCAATGCTTTAAACTCTCCTGCCGGATCaaacctttaaatatttttcatcttcttgcTGTAGCTTTGAGGCcgagttgttttatttttttttttctctctctctctttttttttaaactcttactattattattattattttggttGCGATACagactttgattttttttttttttttttttgccttcgctctctttccctcctccctcccccgaTGAACCTCTCTCCTCGCTCTGCACTTTGcaggagagagcccagaggaaaAGCACCATGAAgtgttaaaaataacaaaacaaaacaacaacaacaacaaatttaCTCGCAACAACACCAGCTAACACTTCCAGCTGCGGCTCGCGAGCTGCGAAAGAGcgagaggagagagagagaagggagggagagaggaggaaaaaaaaaaaacctctatgCAAAAGGCGAATAGCGAGAGCCCCGCGCTCTGATGCATCAGCGGAGCCTCTGCGAGGGATAACGCGGAGCGGGAGAGGAGCCGCCGGGGCGGACCGGATcggaggcagagcaggagagcgGAGCGGAGCTCGCCAAAAATCAAGCTGGCTCACCCGGTGGCGACTCAGAGCAGCCCCCTCGCTCCCGGAGCGCACCCTTTCTGGAGGACTCTCGGCAGCAAAAGGATGGCATCAGAGCTGGCGATGAGCAGCTCCGACCTGCCCACCAGTCCCCTGGCCATGGAATATGTTAATGACTTCGATCTGATGAAGTTTGAAGTGAAAAAGGAGCCGGTGGAGACCGATCGCATTATCAGCCAGTGCGGCCGCCTGATCGCCGGGGGATCGCTCTCCTCCACCCCGATGAGCACGCCCTGCAGCTCCGTGCCCCCGTCCCCCAGCTTCTCGGcgcccagccccggctccggctccgACCAGAAGACCCACCTGGAAGACTACTACTGGATGACGGGGTACCCGCAGCAGCTCAACCCGGAGGCGCTGGGCTTCAGCCCCGAGGACGCGGTGGAGGCGCTGATCAACAGCAGCCACCACCCGCTGCCCGGCGCCTTCGATGGCTATGCTAGAGGGCAGCAGCTGGCCGCGGCCGCCGGCGGCTCCGTGCCGGCCGAGGAGATGGGCTCGGCGGCCGCCGTGGTGTCGGCGGTGAtcgccgcggcggcggcgcaggGCGGCGCGCCCCactaccaccaccaccaccaccacccgcaccacggcggcggcggcggcggcggcggcggcggcgggcacCCCCACGCCGCGGCGCCGGGCAGCGCGCCGCCCTCCTCCGCCTCCTCGGCCgccggctccggctccggcggcggcggcggcggcggcgccgggggcTGCACCACCCGCAccacggcggcggcggcggcggcggcggcggcctcCACTTCGACGACCGCTTCTCCGACGAGCAGCTGGTGACCATGTCGGTGCGGGAGCTGAACCGGCAGCTGCGGGGCGTCAGCAAGGAAGAGGTGATCCGGCTGAAGCAGAAGAGGAGGACCCTCAAAAACAGGGGCTATGCCCAGTCCTGCCGCTTCAAGAGGGTCCAGCAGCGGCACGTCCTGGAGTCGGAGAAgaaccagctgctgcagcaagtgGAGCACCTAAAGCAGGAGATCTCCAGGCTGGTCCGGGAGAGGGACGCCTACAAGGAAAAGTACGAGAAGCTGGTCAGCAATGGCTTCAGAGAAAACGGATCCAGCAGCGACAACCCTTCCTCTCCAGAGTTTTTCATGTGAGTTCCCACAGCCTTGCCACCTTAACTAAAAGTTCTCCGTGTGAGTTGTTGTTGGGGGCTTTGCTAGAGCCACAACCCTGCTTGCC contains:
- the MAF gene encoding LOW QUALITY PROTEIN: transcription factor Maf (The sequence of the model RefSeq protein was modified relative to this genomic sequence to represent the inferred CDS: inserted 1 base in 1 codon) gives rise to the protein MASELAMSSSDLPTSPLAMEYVNDFDLMKFEVKKEPVETDRIISQCGRLIAGGSLSSTPMSTPCSSVPPSPSFSAPSPGSGSDQKTHLEDYYWMTGYPQQLNPEALGFSPEDAVEALINSSHHPLPGAFDGYARGQQLAAAAGGSVPAEEMGSAAAVVSAVIAAAAAQGGAPHYHHHHHHPHHGGGGGGGGGGGHPHAAAPGSAPPSSASSAAGSGSGGGGGGGAGGCXHPHHGGGGGGGGGLHFDDRFSDEQLVTMSVRELNRQLRGVSKEEVIRLKQKRRTLKNRGYAQSCRFKRVQQRHVLESEKNQLLQQVEHLKQEISRLVRERDAYKEKYEKLVSNGFRENGSSSDNPSSPEFFMYPRESSTTVM